The proteins below are encoded in one region of Pseudomonas sp. SCB32:
- a CDS encoding MFS transporter, whose protein sequence is MNEHDYLLAWGAYLGAGLGLTLVWFLMTGWMWRWLREPLRVIVIVLLFTPTPVDPANNMYAPAIAITALDIVFKVGNNAWRAVSDLALVLLAAFGVYLLFVLIRWPIERALKKRRKVPEPDDEPTLRQLMQPELMPDVDTRTDERGDRRMRIEPRL, encoded by the coding sequence ATGAACGAACACGATTACCTGCTCGCCTGGGGCGCCTATCTTGGCGCCGGCCTCGGCCTGACTCTGGTCTGGTTCCTGATGACCGGCTGGATGTGGCGCTGGTTACGCGAACCGCTGCGGGTGATCGTCATCGTCCTGCTGTTCACGCCGACCCCGGTGGACCCGGCGAACAACATGTACGCCCCGGCTATCGCCATCACGGCGCTGGACATCGTGTTCAAGGTCGGCAACAACGCCTGGCGCGCGGTCTCGGACCTGGCGCTGGTGCTGCTGGCGGCATTCGGCGTGTACCTGCTGTTCGTGCTGATCCGCTGGCCCATCGAGCGGGCGCTGAAGAAGCGCCGCAAGGTGCCGGAGCCGGACGATGAGCCGACCCTGCGCCAGCTGATGCAGCCGGAGCTGATGCCCGACGTGGATACCCGCACCGACGAGCGCGGCGACCGTCGCATGCGCATCGAGCCGCGCCTGTAG
- a CDS encoding CPCC family cysteine-rich protein produces the protein MLYTCPCCGYFSFGDPPGSYEICEICFWEDDHLQLCFPDARGGANAVSLIEAQVNFVQWGACERRFRTQVRPPTIDDEKDERWFPLWEKRVQLPDDEAPLTGEEACYWLRTPG, from the coding sequence ATGCTCTATACCTGTCCCTGCTGCGGTTACTTCAGTTTCGGCGACCCTCCGGGGTCGTACGAAATCTGCGAGATCTGCTTCTGGGAAGACGATCACCTGCAGCTGTGCTTCCCCGACGCGCGCGGCGGCGCCAACGCCGTGAGCCTGATCGAGGCGCAGGTCAACTTCGTGCAATGGGGCGCCTGTGAACGGCGCTTCCGCACGCAGGTGCGCCCGCCGACCATCGACGACGAGAAGGACGAGCGCTGGTTTCCGCTGTGGGAGAAGCGCGTGCAGCTGCCGGATGACGAGGCGCCACTGACCGGCGAAGAGGCCTGCTACTGGCTGCGGACGCCGGGCTGA
- a CDS encoding S9 family peptidase, translated as MSNRQPPIARREAAADPYAWLENRDAEDVLDYLKAENAYLEDQLFPQTELREQLFQEIKGRIRETDLSLPTPWGPWLYYQRTTAGDEYPRHYRAPRPTDGSLTVDESAEQLLLDPNALAGDGFLSVGAFSISPDHSKLAYSLDTSGDEIYTLYVKDLTDGSVTTLPFEDCDGSLTWANDNRTLFFGELDDTHRPHKLYRHCLGQSGAELVFEENDGRFFLHCYRASSERQLVLLLGSKTTSEAWVLDANHPEGEFVCLAPREEGHEYYPDHGRLNGDWAWLIRSNQTGINYALYRASEAQPTREHWHELVAHRDEVMLEGLTLSASALTLSLREGGLPIVEVHPHDQPAHRVHLPDAAYNLYVQDSLEFDGPVIRLRYEALNRPAQIRQLALSSGEQKVLKETPVEGPFDADAYESRRLWAAAADGVQVPISLVGRREVLEAIARGKPAPLYLYGYGAYGESLDPWFSHARLSLLERGFVFAIAHVRGGGELGEAWYRAGKLEHKQNTFSDFIACAEHLLALGYSSPAQLAISGGSAGGLLIGAVLNQRPQLFAAAIAEVPFVDVLNSMLNPDLPLTVTEYDEWGNPEEPEVYARIRAYAPYENVSAQDYPALLAVAGYNDSRVQYWEAAKWVAKLRVSKTDDNLLLLKTDLDAGHGGMSGRYQGLKDVALEYAFLLKVLGIEGNA; from the coding sequence ATGTCCAACCGCCAGCCCCCCATCGCCCGCCGCGAAGCCGCCGCCGATCCCTATGCCTGGCTGGAAAACCGCGACGCCGAGGACGTCCTCGACTACCTGAAAGCGGAAAATGCCTACCTTGAGGATCAGCTTTTTCCTCAGACAGAACTGCGTGAACAGCTGTTCCAGGAGATCAAGGGACGTATCCGCGAGACCGATCTCTCCCTGCCCACGCCCTGGGGCCCCTGGTTGTACTACCAGCGCACCACCGCCGGCGACGAGTACCCGCGCCACTACCGAGCCCCGCGCCCGACCGACGGCTCGCTGACGGTCGATGAAAGCGCCGAGCAACTGCTGCTGGACCCGAACGCCCTCGCCGGCGACGGTTTCCTTTCGGTCGGCGCCTTCAGCATCAGCCCCGATCATTCGAAGCTGGCCTACAGCCTGGATACCAGCGGCGACGAGATCTACACCCTTTACGTGAAGGACCTGACCGACGGCAGCGTCACCACCCTGCCCTTCGAGGACTGCGACGGCAGCCTGACCTGGGCCAACGACAACCGTACCCTGTTCTTCGGCGAACTGGACGATACCCACCGCCCGCACAAGCTGTACCGCCACTGCCTGGGCCAGAGCGGCGCCGAGCTGGTCTTCGAGGAAAACGACGGCCGCTTCTTCCTGCATTGCTACCGCGCCAGCTCCGAGCGCCAGCTGGTGCTGCTGCTGGGCAGCAAGACCACCAGCGAAGCCTGGGTACTCGACGCCAACCACCCGGAAGGCGAATTCGTCTGCCTGGCGCCACGCGAGGAAGGCCACGAGTACTACCCCGACCACGGCCGCCTGAACGGTGACTGGGCCTGGCTGATCCGCAGCAACCAGACCGGCATCAATTACGCCCTCTACCGCGCCAGCGAAGCGCAGCCGACCCGCGAGCACTGGCATGAGCTGGTGGCGCACCGCGACGAGGTGATGCTCGAAGGCCTGACCCTGAGCGCCAGCGCCCTGACCCTGAGCCTGCGCGAAGGTGGCCTGCCGATCGTCGAAGTGCACCCCCACGACCAGCCGGCGCACCGCGTGCACCTACCGGACGCCGCCTACAACCTCTACGTGCAGGACAGCCTGGAATTCGACGGCCCGGTGATCCGCCTGCGCTACGAGGCACTCAACCGCCCGGCGCAGATCCGCCAGCTGGCGCTTTCCAGCGGCGAGCAGAAAGTGCTGAAGGAAACCCCGGTGGAAGGTCCGTTCGACGCCGACGCCTACGAGAGCCGCCGCCTCTGGGCTGCTGCCGCCGACGGCGTGCAGGTGCCGATCAGCCTGGTCGGTCGCCGTGAGGTGCTGGAAGCCATCGCCCGTGGCAAACCAGCGCCGCTCTATCTCTACGGTTATGGTGCCTACGGGGAGAGCCTCGACCCCTGGTTCTCCCACGCGCGCCTGAGCCTGCTCGAGCGCGGTTTCGTCTTCGCCATTGCCCACGTGCGCGGCGGCGGCGAGCTGGGCGAAGCCTGGTACCGCGCCGGCAAGCTGGAGCACAAGCAGAACACCTTCAGCGATTTCATCGCCTGCGCCGAGCACCTGCTGGCATTGGGTTACAGCAGCCCGGCGCAGCTCGCCATCAGCGGCGGCAGCGCCGGAGGCCTGCTGATCGGCGCGGTGCTCAACCAGCGCCCGCAACTGTTTGCCGCCGCCATCGCCGAGGTGCCCTTCGTCGACGTGCTCAACAGCATGCTCAACCCCGACCTGCCGCTGACCGTCACCGAGTACGACGAATGGGGCAATCCGGAGGAGCCGGAGGTCTACGCCCGCATCCGCGCCTATGCGCCCTACGAGAACGTCAGCGCCCAGGACTACCCGGCGCTGCTGGCGGTGGCCGGCTACAACGACAGCCGCGTGCAGTACTGGGAAGCCGCCAAGTGGGTGGCCAAGCTGCGGGTGAGCAAGACCGACGACAACCTGCTGCTGCTCAAGACCGACCTGGACGCCGGCCACGGCGGCATGAGCGGCCGCTACCAGGGCCTGAAGGACGTGGCGCTGGAGTACGCCTTCCTGCTCAAGGTGCTGGGCATCGAAGGCAACGCCTGA